The Cololabis saira isolate AMF1-May2022 chromosome 20, fColSai1.1, whole genome shotgun sequence genome includes a window with the following:
- the LOC133420500 gene encoding butyrophilin subfamily 1 member A1-like has product MLYHSPSRELQDRAMINLWILVLFASTCSAAPVSEIITVSARSQNSVEQGQTATLPCWVNPSQSAEDLEVRWYRGDRFDTPVMLRKARKFVHENQESSYNGRVSFGVKDAASGGLKTGDVSLKLVNVTVGDEGVYTCYISSEVSHDSTTASLSVTVTGNPPLLSAVWKKINVVNVSCESEGWYPQPVLSWSDGTKDLNRENPMYSRLSSGLYSARSWITVPSSSEVSCSIGLHDEHMQRARMRLEHHQSGFKITNSNEDFQSSTVNVKLEDAKSEFITIRGNKVRDADREDFPDGDEVTCLTAIKGTPGFSSGQHYWEVSLGNANIEPKMSWWIGVTSAAEIPRRSDISRNTSNGFWFLYSSPDIENTLQFNIEPRICLPIKSRPKKVGVYLDYDKGVLSFYDVEDASLIGSLATKFTKEVFPFFNPGRNDKAVMEIIQRTEQINNVGTETPSETRGEGK; this is encoded by the exons ATGTTGTACCACAGTCCGAGCCGGGAATTACAAG ACCGAGCGATGATTAATTTGTGGATCTTGGTGCTGTTTGCGTCCACGTGTTCGGCGGCTCCTG TTTCAGAGATCATCACAGTTTCTGCTAGGTCTCAAAACTCAGTGGAACAAGGCCAAACAGCGACATTACCCTGCTGGGTCAATCCATCCCAAAGTGCTGAGGATCTGGAGGTTCGATGGTATCGTGGCGATCGCTTTGACACCCCTGTCATGCTTCGCAAGGCAAGAAAATTTGTCCATGAAAACCAGGAATCCTCATATAATGGCAGAGTCTCATTTGGCGTAAAGGACGCAGCGTCCGGAGGGCTGAAGACGGGGGATGTCAGCCTGAAGCTGGTAAACGTTACTGTTGGAGATGAAGGAGTTTACACGTGTTACATCAGCAGCGAGGTCTCGCATGATAGCACAACTGCAAGTCTGAGTGTCACAG TCACGGGAAACCCCCCGCTTCTGTCTGCAGTGTGGAAAAAAATTAATGTGGTGAATGTGAGCTGTGAATCTGAGGGCTGGTATCCACAGCCAGTGCTAAGCTGGTCGGACGGAACAAAGGATCTTAACCGtgaaaatccgatgtacagccGGCTCTCCTCGGGTCTGTACTCAGCCCGGAGCTGGATTACTGTCCCCTCGTCGTCTGAGGTGTCCTGCTCCATCGGCCTCCACGATGAGCACATGCAGAGGGCCAGGATGCGTCTAGAACATCATCAAAGCG ggTTTAAAATCACTAACTCCAATGAAg ATTTTCAATCTTCAACAGTAAATGTTAAACTTGAGGACGCAAAAAGTGAATTCATCACAATCAGAGGTAATAAAGTGAGGGACGCCGATCGTGAAGATTTTCCAGATGGAGATGAAGTCACCTGTCTCACAGCTATCAAAGGAACGCCTGGCTTCTCCTCCGGACAGCACTACTGGGAAGTTTCTTTGGGAAATGCAAACATAGAACCCAAGATGTCCTGGTGGATAGGAGTTACGAGTGCAGCTGAAATCCCTCGGAGATCAGATATTTCTCGAAACACATCCAACGGGTTCTGGTTTCTGTATTCTTCTCCTGACATAGAAAACACTTTACAGTTTAACATAGAGCCAAGGATATGTCTCCCCATTAAGTCGAGACCAAAAAAAGTTGGGGTGTATTTGGATTATGACAAGGGAGTGCTTTCTTTTTATGATGTGGAAGATGCAAGTTTAATTGGCTCTTTGGCCACTAAGTTTACTAAGGAAGTGTTTCCGTTTTTCAACCCGGGGAGAAATGACAAAGCAGTTATGGAGATAATACAAAGAACAGAGCAGATAAATAACGTAGGTACAGAAACGCCATCAGAAACACGTGGCGAGGGAAAGTAA